The Rhodothermales bacterium genome window below encodes:
- a CDS encoding tetratricopeptide repeat protein produces MHRYIPLILIAGCIAPGPLTVHPTPEGPMPVLTKALGPFTRPASTVPEAQAYFDQGVQMMYAFASDEAPTSFQEAWKRDPDCAMCYWGEAWSWGPYLNGPMENDDAPHAYTAAREAVKRRDSVTGADRALIDAMAVRYAPSHDTDERKRLDTLYAETLRGVYEQYPEDLETGTLYAEALMLLEPRRGRWNAEDPDIRRIHAVLEDVLARDIRHPGACHLYIHATESTSVPQKAEICTDYLGNAIPGASHINHMPSHTYNRVGRWGEAVRANIQAWHSDQKAAIGEGFAIYPSHNLHMLLFAASMDGQGAVAIQAGKDIAKLGDTFRFFEPLALLRFGRFDEILTLKSAPPQPIPRALWEFAQGYAQLRTGDLAGARDRLSRLDRAIASTPNTSTFRGHTADKLVGAVRSILAGEILRSEGRLDEAIATFERGIALEDSLIYDEPEPLNFAVRHWLGAALLEAGRPTDAERVYREALADHPNNGWCLFGLAEALRAQGRTAEAEEAQTAFEAAWARSDTWIRASRF; encoded by the coding sequence ATGCATCGATACATTCCTCTGATTCTCATCGCCGGCTGCATCGCGCCGGGTCCTTTGACCGTGCACCCGACGCCCGAGGGCCCGATGCCGGTGCTTACGAAGGCGCTCGGCCCCTTCACCCGGCCGGCGTCCACCGTCCCGGAGGCCCAGGCCTATTTCGATCAGGGCGTACAGATGATGTATGCCTTCGCGAGCGACGAAGCCCCGACATCATTCCAGGAAGCCTGGAAGCGAGACCCCGACTGCGCGATGTGCTACTGGGGCGAGGCATGGTCCTGGGGCCCCTACCTCAACGGTCCAATGGAGAACGACGACGCGCCGCACGCTTACACGGCCGCCCGGGAGGCGGTCAAACGCCGCGATTCGGTCACCGGAGCCGACCGCGCCCTCATCGATGCCATGGCCGTGCGCTACGCCCCCTCCCACGATACCGACGAACGCAAGCGCCTCGACACCCTCTATGCCGAGACCCTGAGGGGCGTGTACGAGCAGTATCCGGAAGACCTCGAGACCGGCACCCTCTACGCGGAAGCCCTCATGCTGCTCGAACCGCGACGCGGACGCTGGAATGCCGAAGACCCGGACATCCGGCGCATCCACGCGGTGCTGGAGGACGTCCTTGCGCGCGACATCCGCCATCCCGGGGCCTGCCACCTGTACATCCACGCCACGGAGTCGACCTCGGTGCCGCAAAAGGCCGAGATTTGTACGGACTACCTCGGCAATGCCATTCCCGGCGCGAGCCATATCAACCACATGCCGTCGCACACCTACAACCGGGTGGGCCGCTGGGGTGAAGCCGTGCGCGCGAATATCCAGGCGTGGCATTCAGATCAGAAGGCCGCGATCGGTGAGGGATTCGCCATTTACCCCTCCCACAACCTGCACATGCTCCTTTTCGCGGCCTCGATGGATGGGCAGGGCGCGGTGGCCATCCAGGCCGGCAAGGACATCGCGAAGCTCGGAGACACCTTCCGCTTTTTCGAGCCGCTCGCGCTGCTCCGTTTCGGGCGGTTCGATGAAATCCTCACCCTCAAATCGGCGCCGCCCCAGCCGATCCCCCGGGCGCTGTGGGAGTTCGCCCAGGGCTATGCGCAGCTGCGCACCGGCGACCTTGCCGGCGCGCGGGACAGGCTTTCCCGCCTCGACCGCGCCATCGCCTCGACACCCAACACCTCCACCTTCAGAGGCCACACCGCCGATAAACTCGTCGGCGCCGTGCGAAGCATTCTTGCCGGCGAGATCCTGCGCAGCGAAGGCCGGCTCGACGAGGCCATCGCCACGTTCGAACGCGGCATCGCGCTCGAAGACAGCCTGATCTACGACGAACCCGAGCCGCTCAACTTCGCGGTGCGCCACTGGCTCGGCGCCGCCCTCCTCGAAGCCGGCCGACCGACGGATGCCGAGCGCGTTTACCGGGAAGCCCTGGCCGACCACCCGAACAACGGTTGGTGTCTGTTCGGGCTCGCAGAGGCGCTCCGGGCGCAAGGCCGAACGGCGGAAGCCGAAGAGGCCCAGACCGCATTCGAAGCGGCCTGGGCCCGTTCGGACACCTGGATCCGGGCATCACGGTTTTAG
- a CDS encoding DUF2786 domain-containing protein — MAIDQKIIERISKLLALAAGTSSVHEAESAERQAMELMRKYMISATDLQANRYVIQQHDTRWHRIPGWASLLMHTICSFVGVYDLYITGRSEADVRARWVLSGLPADIENALYLFDALVAQLERHTKAFIASYNRPPARWAVNDFRNGWTEAVHTRLRHIAQRVFPNKVIEGALVPADKRSQIEVWYKKTTGQRPRLSSVVHRKSEGYYDGMRKGTEVQVNQGISRKAVPEERRLRS, encoded by the coding sequence ATGGCTATCGACCAGAAAATCATCGAACGCATCAGCAAGCTGCTCGCGCTGGCCGCCGGCACGTCCAGCGTCCATGAAGCCGAAAGCGCCGAGCGCCAGGCCATGGAGCTGATGCGCAAATACATGATCTCGGCGACGGACCTGCAGGCGAACCGGTACGTCATCCAGCAGCACGACACCCGCTGGCACCGCATCCCGGGCTGGGCGTCGCTGCTGATGCATACCATCTGCTCGTTCGTCGGGGTCTACGACCTGTACATCACCGGGCGGTCCGAGGCCGACGTCCGCGCCCGCTGGGTGCTGAGCGGGCTGCCGGCGGACATCGAAAACGCGCTGTATCTGTTCGACGCCCTCGTGGCCCAGCTCGAACGCCACACGAAAGCCTTCATCGCATCCTACAACCGCCCGCCGGCCCGCTGGGCCGTGAACGACTTCCGGAACGGGTGGACCGAGGCGGTGCACACGCGGCTGCGCCACATCGCCCAGCGCGTTTTCCCGAACAAGGTGATCGAAGGCGCGCTGGTGCCGGCGGATAAGCGGTCGCAGATCGAAGTCTGGTACAAAAAAACCACCGGGCAGCGGCCGCGCCTCTCGTCCGTGGTGCACCGCAAGTCGGAGGGGTATTACGACGGGATGCGGAAAGGCACCGAGGTGCAGGTCAATCAGGGCATCAGCCGCAAGGCCGTGCCGGAGGAGCGGCGGCTGCGCTCGTAG